One genomic region from Quercus robur chromosome 4, dhQueRobu3.1, whole genome shotgun sequence encodes:
- the LOC126723636 gene encoding protein SENSITIVITY TO RED LIGHT REDUCED 1 produces MAASAKTLTIDNHTFDGDWTVVLPRRGKQRRHSFRIRSPEQLQQQQQPWAPIDLETDAVRKLKLMQKIQICMKKMENSPFYHTLLDQIQTPEIFCCFHRVLGSEMKMQMVIYGIGSIESYEPPRLQLSLAILLKRKLSWIGDIEVFDPVLSTTECQVLEALGCSVLSINEQGQRCAQKPTMFFMPHCESMLYDNLLRANWGVELLNHVVLFGNSFDVYEKNVSYSKNSAMVDSTRHILAIRQYTKEFRIQTVSDDYFGAFHTSSWHFFSPVLETELQYID; encoded by the coding sequence ATGGCAGCTTCTGCAAAAACCCTCACCATTGACAATCATACTTTCGATGGTGACTGGACGGTTGTTTTACCCCGTCGTGGCAAACAGAGAAGACATTCATTCAGAATTAGATCTCCAGaacaactacaacaacaacaacaaccatgGGCCCCAATCGATCTTGAAACTGACGCTGTCaggaaattaaaattaatgcaGAAGATACAGATCTGCATGAAGAAAATGGAGAACTCTCCGTTCTATCATACTTTACTGGATCAAATCCAAACCCCAGAAATCTTTTGTTGCTTTCATAGGGTCTTAGGCTCCGAGATGAAAATGCAAATGGTGATTTATGGTATAGGTAGCATTGAATCATATGAACCCCCTCGATTGCAGCTTAGCCTTGCAATCTTGCTGAAAAGGAAGCTCAGTTGGATTGGAGATATCGAGGTTTTTGATCCTGTTCTTTCTACAACTGAATGTCAGGTACTGGAAGCCCTAGGTTGCTCTGTTCTATCAATAAATGAGCAAGGGCAGCGGTGTGCGCAAAAGCCAACAATGTTCTTTATGCCACACTGTGAGTCAATGTTATATGACAATCTATTACGGGCAAATTGGGGAGTGGAACTGTTGAATCATGTAGTCTTGTTTGGGAATAGCTTTGACGTATATGAGAAGAATGTCTCATACTCTAAGAACTCAGCTATGGTTGATTCAACAAGGCATATCTTGGCTATTCGACAGTATACAAAGGAGTTCAGAATCCAGACAGTTTCAGATGATTATTTTGGTGCTTTCCATACTTCAAGTTGGCATTTTTTCAGCCCTGTTCTTGAGACAGAGCTACAGTACATTGATTAA